In a genomic window of Pseudodesulfovibrio senegalensis:
- a CDS encoding SH3 domain-containing protein → MEQTTMIPFSIPSIIGDIQKLQDKMGITQLNKFITVGETVAATQRMIEGQVGEMIRSQRNLEKEFNKSFRIGAAAKLATAGALGNTLAYAETTAKLIRAENKIAAAMSPPAWCDTVGKAAQLSAEIHSSIENILRHESVFKAVSQLNQVGAFAASERLAKTAEIGTAWQLSQETFNEITQSSKRINETFFAIANEVSNTITPPPSADEVHTAASFLENTMDGITLENEAQLDLKGSIDAAAEKIAQAINATQKSKLNGNIKQLLFVILGVILSQLVSMLFPPCCAQQVTTNEEHNNQLKAVKSHVRSCGIEHNKMRIVTVRTALNVRQRPNKKSRVIGKLPPFAIVAYQDKANRWVLIRYEDPNSKCAVVGWVFNKYLSTIGR, encoded by the coding sequence ATGGAGCAAACGACTATGATTCCCTTTTCTATCCCGTCAATCATAGGGGATATACAAAAGCTGCAAGACAAGATGGGGATTACCCAGCTCAACAAATTTATAACTGTTGGCGAAACTGTTGCTGCCACCCAAAGAATGATAGAGGGGCAAGTTGGGGAAATGATCCGGTCACAACGCAACCTTGAAAAAGAATTTAATAAATCATTCCGAATAGGGGCAGCGGCAAAACTCGCTACTGCTGGTGCTCTAGGCAACACCCTTGCTTATGCTGAGACAACCGCCAAATTAATTCGGGCAGAAAATAAAATTGCCGCCGCGATGTCTCCTCCAGCATGGTGCGATACGGTGGGGAAGGCCGCCCAACTCAGTGCGGAGATACATTCTTCAATTGAAAATATTCTCCGACATGAAAGTGTATTCAAAGCTGTTAGCCAACTCAATCAGGTGGGAGCCTTTGCAGCATCAGAACGTCTTGCCAAAACCGCCGAAATAGGAACTGCATGGCAGCTTTCTCAAGAGACTTTTAATGAGATAACACAATCATCGAAAAGGATTAATGAAACATTCTTCGCAATTGCTAATGAGGTAAGTAATACAATTACACCTCCGCCGTCTGCTGATGAAGTCCACACCGCCGCTTCATTTTTAGAAAACACAATGGACGGCATAACCCTTGAAAATGAAGCACAATTAGACCTTAAAGGGTCAATTGATGCTGCCGCTGAAAAAATTGCACAAGCAATTAACGCCACTCAAAAATCTAAACTCAATGGCAACATCAAGCAGCTATTATTTGTTATTCTCGGGGTGATTCTTAGCCAGTTGGTAAGTATGTTGTTTCCTCCATGTTGCGCACAACAAGTGACGACAAACGAGGAGCACAACAACCAACTCAAGGCTGTCAAAAGCCATGTCCGCTCATGTGGAATAGAGCACAACAAAATGCGCATTGTAACCGTGCGAACTGCCCTGAATGTTCGGCAAAGGCCCAATAAAAAATCCCGCGTCATCGGAAAATTGCCACCGTTTGCGATAGTGGCCTACCAGGACAAAGCAAACAGGTGGGTGCTCATAAGATATGAAGACCCAAATAGTAAATGCGCTGTAGTTGGGTGGGTTTTCAACAAGTACTTGAGCACCATTGGGCGATAA
- a CDS encoding ribonuclease H family protein — MSIVYIFANGACKRNQSVNNRGGYGVVIIENGQTFKFSQGYKNTNDKRMELRAVIAGLSNLKHPSTITIYVSNYVYDCITKGWLNKWRANKWRNTSGKKVKNIPLWVEMIPLAAQHNIEWLCANNHLELSQNEQANDLASLAAKSDNLLEDSGPTIIDN, encoded by the coding sequence ATGTCAATAGTATACATTTTCGCTAATGGAGCCTGCAAAAGGAACCAAAGCGTTAACAACCGAGGCGGCTACGGTGTAGTCATCATCGAAAACGGGCAAACCTTCAAATTTTCACAAGGCTACAAAAACACAAATGATAAACGAATGGAACTACGAGCTGTGATTGCTGGCCTGTCGAACCTTAAGCATCCTTCTACAATTACTATCTACGTCTCTAATTACGTTTATGACTGTATTACTAAAGGCTGGCTGAACAAATGGAGAGCAAACAAATGGAGAAATACCAGTGGTAAAAAGGTTAAAAATATCCCTTTATGGGTAGAAATGATCCCGCTAGCAGCCCAACACAATATTGAATGGCTGTGCGCAAATAACCATCTTGAACTCTCTCAGAATGAGCAGGCTAATGACCTCGCTAGCCTTGCTGCGAAATCTGACAACCTACTGGAAGACAGTGGGCCGACAATTATCGACAACTAA
- a CDS encoding recombinase family protein, producing the protein MTGRFISYLRVSTGKQARSGLGLEAQQAAVRDYLNGGDYELLEEYVEVESGKRDDRPKLKKALKHCKVTGATLIIAKLDRLSRNARFLLELQESRVQFICADMPEANDMTIQIMAVMAQHERKMISQRTKAALAAAKARGVKLGNPHGAAYIKDHGNAEAVEQIKRDAQDRAEDLRDVVEDIQNCGTTSVRGIAAELTARGIRTARGGKWHPTSVARLLKRIQ; encoded by the coding sequence GTGACAGGCAGATTTATTTCTTATCTCAGGGTGAGTACAGGAAAGCAGGCTCGTAGCGGCCTCGGATTAGAGGCTCAACAGGCTGCCGTAAGGGACTACCTCAACGGAGGGGACTACGAGCTTTTGGAGGAGTACGTAGAGGTCGAAAGCGGCAAACGTGATGACCGTCCGAAGCTAAAAAAAGCCCTCAAGCACTGTAAAGTAACCGGGGCCACGCTCATCATTGCCAAATTGGACCGACTCAGCCGCAATGCGCGATTTCTATTAGAGTTACAAGAGAGCCGGGTACAGTTCATTTGTGCCGACATGCCAGAAGCGAACGACATGACAATTCAGATCATGGCAGTAATGGCCCAGCACGAGCGCAAGATGATTTCCCAACGCACAAAAGCCGCTCTTGCCGCTGCCAAAGCAAGAGGCGTCAAATTGGGCAACCCTCATGGGGCAGCCTACATCAAAGATCATGGCAACGCCGAGGCGGTTGAGCAAATCAAACGTGATGCCCAAGATAGAGCGGAAGACCTAAGAGATGTCGTTGAGGACATACAGAACTGCGGGACAACATCTGTGCGTGGCATTGCAGCCGAACTAACAGCACGAGGTATCCGCACCGCCAGAGGCGGAAAGTGGCACCCAACAAGCGTAGCCAGACTTCTAAAAAGAATACAATAA
- a CDS encoding helix-turn-helix domain-containing protein, which produces MGKDSFTVILGAVIRSKRKDLKASQEGFAATIDLHRTYYGAVERGERNVSIKNLLKIAEGLNCPLSKIIQETEQAFAD; this is translated from the coding sequence ATGGGTAAAGATAGCTTCACAGTTATCCTTGGGGCCGTTATTCGCAGCAAGCGGAAAGACCTAAAGGCAAGCCAAGAGGGATTTGCTGCGACTATCGACCTGCACAGGACCTACTATGGGGCTGTTGAACGTGGGGAACGGAATGTCTCCATCAAAAACCTCCTCAAGATCGCCGAAGGGCTAAACTGCCCGCTCTCCAAAATCATCCAAGAAACTGAACAAGCCTTCGCTGATTAG